The following coding sequences lie in one Sphingobium sp. KCTC 72723 genomic window:
- the copC gene encoding copper homeostasis periplasmic binding protein CopC, with product MSRFLIAAIALSLAAVPGAAFAHSKLLSSSPAANATVAKPTKMTLTFSEKFLAPMSGVELTMTGMPGMADHAPMPIKGFKTMVAPDGKTMIVTLPRALPAGSYDLKWHIVGADQHKMEGGYSFKVK from the coding sequence ATGTCCCGCTTTCTGATCGCCGCCATTGCCCTGTCGCTGGCCGCCGTGCCGGGTGCTGCGTTCGCGCATAGCAAGCTGCTGTCGTCCAGCCCCGCCGCCAATGCGACCGTGGCCAAGCCGACGAAGATGACGCTGACCTTTTCGGAGAAATTCCTGGCGCCGATGAGCGGCGTGGAGCTGACCATGACCGGGATGCCGGGCATGGCCGATCATGCGCCGATGCCGATCAAGGGGTTCAAGACCATGGTTGCGCCCGATGGCAAGACGATGATCGTCACTCTGCCGCGCGCGCTGCCCGCCGGCAGCTATGACCTGAAATGGCATATCGTGGGCGCGGACCAGCACAAGATGGAAGGCGGCTACAGCTTCAAGGTCAAGTAA
- a CDS encoding periplasmic heavy metal sensor, which produces MLRRYGLVALVAFAAALAAVLVARLWLTPQPRVENEVHALLHEKLTLDATQEQRIHALEAAFATRRAALESEMRADNQRLAAAIAAEHGYGPQVAQAVDRTHHVMGALQKETLQHIFAMRAVLRPDQAAQFDAAVVKALTQPAPR; this is translated from the coding sequence ATGTTGCGCCGCTATGGCCTCGTCGCACTGGTCGCCTTCGCCGCCGCGTTGGCTGCCGTGCTGGTCGCGCGCTTGTGGCTAACGCCGCAGCCCCGCGTCGAAAACGAAGTCCACGCCCTGCTGCACGAAAAACTGACCCTCGACGCAACGCAGGAACAGCGCATTCACGCATTGGAAGCCGCCTTCGCCACCCGCCGCGCCGCGCTGGAGAGTGAAATGCGCGCCGACAATCAACGGCTTGCCGCCGCGATTGCTGCCGAACATGGCTATGGCCCGCAAGTGGCACAGGCGGTCGACCGCACCCATCACGTCATGGGCGCGCTGCAAAAGGAGACGCTCCAGCATATCTTCGCCATGCGTGCGGTGCTGCGGCCCGATCAGGCGGCGCAGTTCGACGCCGCCGTCGTCAAGGCACTGACCCAGCCCGCCCCCCGGTGA
- a CDS encoding copper resistance system multicopper oxidase, with protein sequence MTKLTLDRRTLFKSAAALGIANAFPAWAQSGTHGLHPAPGVLSGESIALTVADSHFATGGRSAHAVTINGTVPAPLIRLREGQNVRLSVTNHLKEDTSIHWHGLIVPFQMDGVPGISFPGIAPGETFHYEFPIRQSGTYWYHSHSGMQEAMGHYGPIVIDPAGTDPVQATREHVIVLSDWSPVHPHVQLKRLKQSGGYYNMQRQTLASLLKGRDQPLRDRIDWGKMRMDPTDISDVTGSTYSFLVNGHGTAENWTGLFTPGERVRLRIINASAMTNFNVRLPGLPMTVVQCDGQHVQPVETDEFQIGIAETYDVIVQPTDAAAYALIAEAIDRSGLVRATLAPQIGMVAAIPPLRARPLLTMKDMGMDMSGMDMGQGGVIDLSQPANDSMAGHSMKMLDPSVAPNVPMGPGVATLSSMPADRTADRPTGLEDVDHRVLTYADLRSLEPNEDVRAPTRALDIHLTANMERYMWSFDGVKLSDGADPIAFRHMERVRVTLINDTMMPHPIHIHGHFFQLLTGDDPAHNPRKHTVNVLPGGKISFDLTADALGDWAFHCHMLMHMHTGMMRVVTVRHGEDAA encoded by the coding sequence ATGACCAAGCTGACCCTCGACCGCCGCACCCTGTTCAAAAGCGCCGCTGCGCTGGGCATCGCCAACGCCTTCCCCGCATGGGCGCAAAGCGGCACCCATGGCCTCCACCCAGCGCCGGGCGTCCTGTCGGGTGAGAGCATCGCGCTGACCGTGGCCGACAGCCATTTCGCCACCGGCGGCCGCTCCGCCCATGCGGTCACGATCAATGGCACTGTCCCCGCGCCGCTGATCCGCCTGCGCGAAGGGCAGAATGTCCGCCTGTCCGTCACCAATCATCTGAAAGAGGACACGTCGATCCACTGGCACGGCCTGATCGTCCCCTTCCAGATGGACGGCGTGCCGGGCATCAGCTTCCCCGGCATCGCGCCGGGTGAGACATTCCATTATGAATTTCCGATCCGCCAGTCCGGCACCTATTGGTACCACAGCCATTCGGGGATGCAGGAAGCGATGGGCCATTACGGCCCGATCGTCATCGATCCCGCAGGCACCGATCCGGTGCAGGCGACCCGCGAACATGTCATCGTCTTGTCCGACTGGTCGCCCGTCCACCCCCATGTCCAGCTCAAGCGGCTCAAGCAATCGGGCGGCTATTATAATATGCAGCGGCAGACGCTCGCCAGCCTGCTCAAGGGCAGGGATCAGCCGCTCAGGGACCGGATCGACTGGGGCAAGATGCGGATGGACCCGACCGATATTTCGGACGTCACTGGCTCCACCTACAGTTTTCTGGTCAATGGCCATGGCACGGCAGAAAACTGGACCGGGCTGTTCACGCCCGGCGAACGGGTGCGGTTGCGCATCATCAACGCCTCGGCCATGACCAATTTCAACGTCCGCCTGCCCGGACTGCCGATGACTGTCGTTCAGTGCGATGGCCAGCATGTCCAGCCAGTCGAAACCGACGAGTTTCAGATCGGTATCGCCGAAACCTATGACGTGATCGTCCAGCCGACCGACGCCGCCGCCTATGCCCTGATCGCCGAAGCCATCGACCGTTCCGGCCTGGTCCGCGCAACCCTCGCGCCGCAGATCGGCATGGTCGCGGCCATCCCGCCGCTGCGCGCCCGCCCGCTGCTGACCATGAAGGATATGGGCATGGATATGTCCGGCATGGACATGGGGCAGGGGGGGGTGATCGACCTGTCGCAACCCGCAAATGACAGCATGGCCGGGCATAGCATGAAGATGCTCGACCCTTCCGTCGCGCCCAATGTGCCGATGGGTCCGGGCGTGGCGACTCTATCGTCCATGCCGGCGGATCGCACGGCGGACCGGCCCACGGGCCTTGAGGATGTCGACCATCGCGTGCTGACCTATGCCGATCTGCGCTCTCTGGAGCCGAACGAGGATGTCCGCGCGCCCACTCGCGCGCTCGACATCCACCTGACCGCCAATATGGAACGCTATATGTGGTCCTTCGACGGGGTGAAGCTGTCCGACGGCGCGGACCCCATCGCTTTTCGCCATATGGAACGGGTCCGCGTGACTCTCATCAACGACACGATGATGCCGCACCCCATCCATATTCACGGCCATTTCTTTCAGCTTTTGACCGGCGATGATCCGGCCCACAACCCGCGCAAACACACCGTCAACGTCTTGCCGGGCGGCAAGATCAGCTTCGACCTCACCGCCGACGCGCTGGGCGACTGGGCGTTCCACTGTCACATGCTGATGCACATGCACACCGGGATGATGCGCGTCGTCACCGTCCGCCACGGGGAGGACGCGGCATGA
- a CDS encoding ABC transporter ATP-binding protein encodes MHSPINPATIAIRAHNVTLSLGSRDAPVQILKGIDLDILRGESVAILGASGSGKSSLMAVLCGLERASGGTVSVGGVDFGTLDEDALARARRGRIGIVLQSFHLLPTMTAQENVAVPLELAGVADAFDRAAEELRAVGLSHRITHYPTQLSGGEQQRVAIARAVAPRPTLIFADEPTGNLDVTTGVTIMDLLFERQRAAGATLVVITHDAALAQRCGRIVEMRDGAIIADRPA; translated from the coding sequence ATGCATTCACCGATCAATCCCGCCACTATCGCCATCCGCGCGCACAATGTCACTCTCTCGCTTGGATCACGCGACGCGCCGGTGCAAATATTGAAGGGGATCGACCTCGACATATTGCGCGGGGAAAGCGTGGCGATATTGGGCGCATCGGGATCGGGCAAATCCTCGCTGATGGCGGTCCTGTGCGGGCTGGAACGTGCCAGCGGCGGCACGGTCAGCGTCGGCGGAGTCGATTTCGGTACGCTGGACGAAGATGCGCTGGCCCGCGCGCGACGCGGGCGGATCGGCATCGTGCTGCAAAGTTTCCACCTGTTGCCCACCATGACGGCGCAGGAAAATGTCGCCGTGCCGCTGGAACTGGCGGGCGTGGCCGATGCGTTCGACCGGGCGGCGGAAGAATTGCGCGCCGTGGGCCTTAGCCACCGCATCACCCATTATCCGACCCAGCTTTCGGGCGGGGAGCAGCAGCGCGTCGCCATTGCCCGCGCCGTGGCCCCACGCCCGACGCTGATCTTTGCCGACGAACCCACCGGCAATCTGGACGTCACCACCGGCGTCACCATCATGGACCTGTTGTTCGAACGGCAACGCGCGGCGGGCGCGACTTTGGTGGTCATCACCCATGATGCGGCGCTGGCGCAGCGGTGCGGGCGGATCGTGGAGATGCGCGACGGCGCGATCATTGCAGACCGCCCCGCATGA
- a CDS encoding RNA polymerase sigma factor has translation MADTEPDDRTLVARARAGHQDGYAALMARHRDAVWRLARGAVGDADEALDITQEAFVAAFAALARYDDSRPFRSWIARITLNKCRDWARRRAVRRFFAFAKPLDDAGHIADAAPDPEQALHSQAELARINAAIAALPASLKDVLLLRTIEGLSQSDTAATLGLTEKAVETRLYRARAKLSEMLRDDAPPRV, from the coding sequence TTGGCAGACACCGAACCGGACGACCGGACGCTGGTGGCGCGCGCGCGCGCCGGGCATCAGGACGGCTATGCCGCGCTGATGGCGCGCCACCGCGACGCCGTGTGGCGGCTGGCGCGCGGCGCGGTGGGCGATGCCGACGAAGCACTCGACATTACGCAGGAGGCGTTCGTCGCCGCCTTCGCCGCGCTTGCCCGCTATGACGACAGCCGCCCCTTCCGCAGCTGGATCGCGCGGATCACGCTCAACAAATGCCGTGACTGGGCGCGCCGCCGCGCCGTCCGCCGCTTCTTCGCCTTCGCTAAACCCCTCGATGATGCAGGCCATATCGCCGACGCCGCGCCCGACCCGGAACAGGCGTTGCATAGCCAAGCGGAACTCGCCCGCATCAACGCCGCCATCGCCGCGCTGCCCGCCAGTCTCAAGGATGTGCTGCTCCTCCGCACGATCGAGGGGCTGAGCCAGTCGGACACTGCCGCTACCCTCGGCCTCACCGAAAAAGCAGTAGAAACCCGCCTCTACCGCGCCCGCGCGAAATTGTCGGAAATGTTGAGGGATGACGCCCCGCCCCGCGTATGA
- a CDS encoding FadR/GntR family transcriptional regulator has protein sequence MGRADDDAPLHRRHLAAKATDQLRDIILAQPPQSQIGALPDIARLLGVGIATVQQVARVLEHEGLLEVRRGPGGGYFGTRPDVAALERSVAAYLRVRGSDAYEALEMMTLLDCELMPAAAQSQDVALHGELAALGSRVGDCADGAKRLAFEDALHDILFRMVDRPLIELLARVSMRYYRSAPIAPIFEGADGFAAWRQWRSGVIDAIARRDPDLARFEAERHRRSLLQRLRQAMATG, from the coding sequence GTGGGCAGGGCCGATGACGACGCACCGCTGCACCGACGGCATCTGGCCGCCAAGGCGACCGACCAGTTGCGCGACATCATATTGGCGCAGCCGCCCCAGAGCCAGATCGGTGCGCTGCCCGACATTGCCAGATTGCTGGGCGTGGGCATCGCCACGGTGCAGCAGGTCGCCCGCGTGCTGGAACATGAAGGGTTGCTGGAAGTGCGCCGGGGTCCAGGTGGCGGCTATTTCGGGACGCGGCCCGATGTTGCGGCACTGGAACGGTCGGTCGCGGCCTATTTGCGGGTGCGCGGCTCGGATGCCTATGAAGCGCTGGAGATGATGACGCTGCTCGATTGTGAGTTGATGCCGGCGGCGGCGCAGAGCCAGGATGTAGCGCTGCATGGCGAACTGGCGGCGCTGGGCAGTCGCGTGGGGGATTGCGCGGATGGCGCGAAGCGGCTGGCGTTCGAGGATGCCTTGCACGACATATTGTTCCGCATGGTCGACCGGCCGCTGATCGAATTGCTGGCGCGGGTCAGTATGCGCTATTATCGCAGCGCGCCGATCGCCCCGATATTCGAGGGGGCGGACGGGTTTGCGGCGTGGCGGCAATGGCGCAGCGGCGTCATCGACGCCATAGCCCGCCGCGACCCGGACCTTGCCCGGTTCGAAGCGGAACGGCATCGGCGCAGCCTGCTGCAACGGCTGCGCCAGGCGATGGCAACGGGATGA
- a CDS encoding arylesterase: MKKERSLAGKWMQYGVLALIVHALAACSDNTPVPLPAGNGVQSEKAAPPPTPTPVAPTPAADAKLVVAFGDSLYAGYNLEQDEGLAPVLEQALVKRGIAAQVVNAGVSGDTSAAGLERLAFTLDGLPRKPDLMLVGLGGNDMLRGLSPRDTRANMGAILTELARRRIPVLLTGMVASPNMGPDYAAAFNAIYPDLAKRYDATLYPFMLNGVIGKRALLLPDGIHPNPKGVEVIVGRIAPLVGRALQDGAPEA, encoded by the coding sequence ATGAAGAAGGAGCGCTCCTTGGCGGGCAAGTGGATGCAATATGGGGTGTTGGCGCTGATTGTCCATGCGCTGGCGGCCTGTTCGGATAATACACCTGTTCCGCTACCGGCGGGCAATGGCGTGCAGTCGGAAAAGGCAGCGCCACCCCCCACCCCCACCCCCGTCGCGCCGACTCCGGCGGCGGACGCGAAGCTGGTCGTGGCGTTTGGCGACAGCCTGTATGCCGGTTATAATCTGGAACAGGATGAAGGGCTGGCCCCGGTGCTGGAACAGGCGCTGGTCAAGCGCGGCATTGCGGCGCAGGTGGTCAATGCCGGGGTGTCGGGCGACACCAGCGCGGCGGGGCTGGAAAGGCTGGCCTTCACGCTGGACGGATTGCCGCGCAAGCCGGACCTGATGCTGGTGGGCCTGGGCGGCAACGACATGCTGCGCGGCCTGTCGCCACGCGACACTCGTGCCAATATGGGCGCGATCCTGACCGAATTGGCAAGACGGCGGATTCCCGTGCTGCTGACGGGCATGGTGGCGTCGCCCAATATGGGGCCGGATTATGCCGCCGCGTTCAACGCCATCTACCCGGATCTGGCCAAGCGTTATGATGCGACGCTTTATCCGTTCATGCTCAATGGCGTGATCGGCAAGCGGGCGCTGTTGTTGCCCGATGGCATCCACCCCAACCCCAAAGGCGTGGAAGTCATCGTCGGGCGGATCGCGCCGTTGGTGGGCCGGGCGCTGCAAGACGGCGCGCCGGAGGCATAA
- the copD gene encoding copper homeostasis membrane protein CopD, giving the protein MDGGILVAARIGLMVDLALLMGLPLFAVAMGGRVHRGVLAALALGGMALSALWLLASAAGMSGAAIFPPDWATVDILLTMTPIGPVLAVRGVALVVALALALAGRDRWVLAPAAVAVATIAWTGHAGASEDMAGSVHRAADVVHIWAAGAWIGALAMLLHACATMRAADGPRVTRMLARFAGMGTVIVALLVVTGVVNGVMIVGVADLPALLGSRYGWLLGAKLALFGGMLGLAALNRWRLAPALERSGVGAVAALRLSLAVETSAAMGVLVLVGWLGTLDPLA; this is encoded by the coding sequence ATGGACGGGGGGATATTGGTCGCGGCGCGGATCGGCCTGATGGTCGATCTGGCGCTGCTGATGGGCCTGCCGCTGTTTGCCGTGGCGATGGGCGGGCGGGTGCATCGCGGGGTGCTGGCGGCGCTGGCGCTGGGGGGCATGGCGTTGTCGGCGCTATGGCTGCTGGCGAGTGCGGCGGGCATGAGCGGCGCGGCGATATTTCCCCCCGACTGGGCGACGGTCGACATTTTGCTGACGATGACGCCGATCGGCCCGGTGCTGGCAGTGCGGGGGGTGGCGTTGGTCGTCGCGCTGGCGCTGGCCTTGGCGGGGCGCGACCGATGGGTGCTGGCTCCCGCTGCGGTGGCCGTGGCGACGATTGCGTGGACCGGCCATGCGGGCGCGAGCGAGGATATGGCGGGCAGCGTGCATCGGGCCGCCGACGTCGTGCATATCTGGGCGGCGGGGGCATGGATCGGCGCTTTGGCGATGCTGCTTCATGCGTGCGCGACGATGCGGGCGGCCGATGGGCCGCGCGTGACGCGGATGCTGGCGCGCTTTGCGGGCATGGGAACGGTGATCGTCGCGCTGCTGGTGGTGACGGGTGTGGTGAACGGCGTGATGATCGTCGGGGTCGCGGACCTGCCTGCGTTGCTGGGCAGCCGCTATGGCTGGTTGCTGGGGGCCAAGCTGGCGCTGTTTGGCGGGATGCTGGGGCTGGCGGCGCTCAATCGCTGGCGGCTGGCTCCGGCGCTGGAGCGGTCGGGCGTGGGGGCGGTCGCAGCGCTGCGTCTGTCACTGGCCGTGGAGACGAGCGCTGCGATGGGGGTATTGGTGCTGGTGGGGTGGCTGGGGACGCTTGATCCTTTAGCGTGA
- a CDS encoding copper resistance protein B, which yields MDDVPKDPHAGHAMPAADSSVPKGVAPPIPADHAAQAFYPAATMARARAAMIAESGGMTFSQLMLDRLEYRAHKGANGYAWEGEGWIGGDINRLAFKTEGEGEVGGPLGSAELQALYSRALNPWFNVEAGVRQDFRPSPQRTYAVVGIEGLAPYWFEVGAQAFLSTRGDAHLRLEGSYDQRITQRLIAQPAVEVNIAAQDVPELGIGSGISDIELGLRLRYEFAREFAPYVGIHWERKLGDSARYARAAGEGASATSLVMGVRFWF from the coding sequence ATGGACGATGTTCCAAAAGATCCGCACGCAGGCCACGCCATGCCCGCCGCCGATAGCAGCGTGCCGAAGGGCGTCGCGCCCCCAATCCCGGCCGATCATGCCGCGCAAGCCTTCTACCCCGCCGCCACCATGGCCCGCGCCCGCGCCGCCATGATCGCGGAAAGCGGCGGCATGACCTTCTCGCAACTCATGCTCGACCGCCTCGAATATCGCGCGCACAAGGGCGCGAACGGCTATGCCTGGGAAGGCGAAGGCTGGATCGGCGGCGACATCAACCGGCTGGCATTCAAGACCGAAGGGGAGGGGGAAGTCGGCGGCCCGCTCGGAAGCGCCGAACTGCAAGCGCTCTACAGTCGCGCCCTCAATCCCTGGTTCAATGTCGAAGCAGGCGTGCGTCAGGATTTCCGCCCGTCGCCCCAGCGCACCTATGCCGTGGTCGGCATCGAAGGCCTGGCCCCCTACTGGTTCGAAGTCGGCGCGCAGGCGTTCCTGTCGACCAGGGGCGACGCCCATCTGCGGCTGGAGGGCAGCTACGACCAGCGCATCACCCAGCGCCTGATCGCGCAACCCGCCGTCGAAGTGAACATCGCCGCGCAGGATGTGCCGGAACTCGGCATCGGTTCCGGCATATCCGACATCGAACTGGGCCTGCGCCTGCGCTATGAATTTGCCCGCGAATTTGCGCCCTATGTCGGCATCCACTGGGAACGCAAGCTGGGCGACAGCGCGCGTTATGCGCGGGCGGCAGGGGAGGGGGCTTCGGCCACGAGTCTGGTGATGGGCGTGCGTTTCTGGTTTTGA
- a CDS encoding ABC transporter permease yields MSAPDRAALDWRASWRIARRDLHSGFRGLRLLFLCLFLGVATLAAIGSLTAAITQELAARGQTLLGGDLEIAMTQREADGQEKQGFARLGTLSETIRLRAMARGEKADGPAILTELKGVDNAYPLYGALTLRNGVYRAPLAPDAILIGPALAERLGLKRGDRLVYGIATFTIANIIADEPDRLGEGFTLGPVAIVSMDGLRRTALIQPGSLYTSKYRVRLPAGTDAKALRDRLEKENSVAGWEFKDRDRAAPGANRFIERMGQFLSLIGLAALVIAGIGVSNGVASYLAIKRPGIATFKVLGATSADIARIYMLQVGAIALVGIVTGLVVGALLPPLVVAVAGDVLPVSPDFRLHPLPLLTSALYGLLIAFLFTLPPLARARTQPAALLFRGAVDARSGLDRRAILTMIGAGAALIALALGTAREPLFSAAVLGATAAVLLLLLAIGWGVARIARHMPRPRRPLLRLALANLHRPGAQTAALIVALGLALTLFVTLAGIQTSLDSEIRNVVPKTAPAQFVLDIPARQEARFRAIVQGQAPGAELNMVPALRGTIVAYGGQRVADLEQLPEGAWFLRGERGVTYAASLPEGSDLVAGQWWAKDYAGPPLVSLDAEAARILNIGVGDSLTVSVLGREITARIASLRKVNWDTMGFNYVLVFSPATLINAPHSMAATITMDPRRDGAVTRALLAAFPGISVIAVGEVIEQVGTIMTQMSGAIVAAASVAILAGIAVLVGAIAASRQARSYDSVILKTLGATRAQILGTQALEYGLLATMLALVALALGMGAAWFVIVQLFEFGWAPDWTIVLATLGGGALLTLGIGLAGSIPLISVRPASALRQL; encoded by the coding sequence ATGAGCGCCCCAGACCGGGCAGCACTGGATTGGCGCGCAAGCTGGCGCATCGCCCGGCGCGACCTGCACAGCGGTTTCCGGGGGCTGCGCCTGCTGTTCCTTTGCCTGTTCCTGGGCGTGGCGACACTGGCCGCGATCGGCAGCCTGACGGCGGCAATCACGCAGGAACTCGCCGCACGCGGCCAGACCCTGTTGGGCGGCGACCTTGAAATCGCCATGACCCAGCGCGAAGCGGACGGTCAGGAAAAGCAGGGTTTCGCCCGGCTCGGCACCCTTTCCGAAACCATCCGCCTGCGCGCGATGGCACGCGGTGAAAAGGCCGATGGCCCCGCCATCCTCACCGAACTCAAGGGTGTGGACAATGCTTACCCTCTCTATGGCGCGCTCACCCTGCGCAATGGCGTCTACCGCGCCCCGCTCGCCCCCGACGCGATTCTGATCGGCCCGGCGCTGGCCGAACGGCTGGGCCTCAAGCGCGGCGACCGGCTGGTCTATGGCATCGCCACCTTCACCATCGCAAATATCATCGCCGACGAACCCGATCGGCTGGGCGAAGGCTTCACCCTTGGCCCGGTCGCTATCGTCTCGATGGACGGGCTGCGCCGCACCGCGCTGATTCAGCCGGGCAGCCTCTACACCAGCAAATATCGCGTCCGCCTGCCCGCTGGCACTGATGCAAAGGCGCTGCGCGACCGACTGGAAAAGGAAAACAGCGTCGCGGGATGGGAGTTTAAGGACCGCGATCGCGCAGCCCCCGGCGCGAACCGCTTCATCGAACGCATGGGGCAATTTCTCTCGCTCATTGGGCTGGCTGCGCTGGTCATCGCGGGGATCGGCGTCAGCAACGGCGTTGCTTCCTATCTCGCTATCAAACGCCCCGGCATCGCGACGTTCAAGGTGCTGGGCGCGACTTCGGCCGACATAGCGCGCATCTATATGTTACAGGTCGGCGCAATAGCGCTGGTCGGCATCGTCACCGGCCTTGTCGTCGGCGCGCTGTTGCCGCCGCTCGTCGTCGCGGTCGCCGGTGACGTGCTGCCGGTCAGCCCCGATTTCCGCCTTCATCCCCTGCCGCTGCTCACCAGCGCGCTCTATGGCCTGCTGATCGCCTTCCTCTTCACCTTGCCCCCACTCGCCCGCGCCCGGACCCAGCCTGCCGCTTTGCTGTTTCGTGGAGCCGTCGATGCGCGCAGCGGTCTGGACCGCCGCGCCATCCTCACCATGATCGGCGCAGGGGCTGCGCTGATCGCATTGGCGCTTGGCACGGCGCGCGAACCGCTTTTTTCCGCCGCCGTGCTTGGTGCGACCGCTGCCGTGCTGCTGCTCCTGCTGGCCATCGGCTGGGGCGTGGCCCGAATCGCCCGGCACATGCCGCGCCCCCGGCGGCCCTTGCTGCGGCTGGCGCTCGCCAATCTCCACCGCCCCGGTGCGCAGACCGCCGCGCTGATCGTCGCGCTCGGTCTTGCGCTCACCCTGTTCGTGACGCTGGCGGGTATCCAGACCAGCCTGGACAGCGAAATCCGCAATGTCGTCCCCAAAACCGCCCCGGCGCAATTCGTCCTCGACATCCCCGCCCGGCAGGAAGCCCGCTTCCGCGCCATCGTGCAGGGGCAGGCACCGGGAGCCGAACTCAACATGGTCCCCGCCCTGCGCGGCACCATCGTCGCCTATGGCGGGCAACGAGTGGCGGATCTGGAACAGCTACCCGAAGGCGCCTGGTTCCTGCGCGGCGAACGCGGCGTCACCTACGCAGCGTCTTTGCCCGAAGGCAGCGATCTGGTCGCCGGGCAATGGTGGGCAAAGGATTATGCCGGGCCGCCGCTCGTTTCGCTCGATGCCGAAGCTGCCCGCATCCTGAACATCGGCGTTGGCGACAGCCTGACCGTCAGCGTGCTTGGCCGTGAAATCACCGCCCGCATCGCGTCCCTGCGTAAAGTGAACTGGGACACGATGGGCTTCAACTATGTGCTGGTCTTTTCACCCGCCACACTGATCAACGCCCCGCACAGCATGGCCGCGACCATCACCATGGACCCGCGCCGTGACGGGGCAGTCACGCGCGCGCTTCTGGCCGCCTTTCCCGGCATATCGGTGATCGCGGTCGGCGAAGTCATCGAACAGGTCGGCACCATCATGACCCAGATGTCGGGCGCGATCGTCGCTGCCGCCTCCGTCGCCATTCTGGCAGGCATCGCCGTGCTGGTCGGCGCGATCGCTGCGTCGCGGCAGGCGCGCAGTTACGACAGTGTGATCCTCAAAACATTGGGCGCGACCCGCGCACAGATATTGGGGACGCAGGCGCTCGAATATGGCCTGCTCGCCACCATGCTGGCGCTGGTCGCGCTGGCATTGGGCATGGGCGCGGCCTGGTTCGTCATCGTGCAGCTGTTCGAATTCGGCTGGGCGCCCGACTGGACCATCGTGCTGGCGACACTGGGCGGCGGCGCGCTGCTGACGCTGGGCATCGGTCTTGCCGGGTCAATCCCGCTCATCTCCGTCCGCCCCGCCAGCGCCCTGCGGCAGTTATAG
- a CDS encoding cupin domain-containing protein: MTDTITRSFIDLRAWAATAIVTDAAPQDAFLAARALLPQPAGPVSIGLIALPQGSGTVAAMPADEFVIVASGTVQIGQVMLNEGDALVLCEGATVGWTAAADSRLLFVRRTGGSLADGAIVPIDTSAALVASGAPLAELLVGPTPSCRNFTDYRSADGEFVCGTWDSTPYHRRAMTYGHYELMYLLDGSVTFVDGAGAKGTFGKGDIFLVEQGASCSWDSQVHVKKVYAIYRPA, translated from the coding sequence ATGACCGACACCATCACCCGATCCTTCATCGACCTGCGCGCATGGGCCGCGACCGCAATCGTCACGGACGCAGCGCCGCAGGACGCTTTCCTCGCCGCCCGCGCACTACTGCCCCAGCCGGCAGGCCCGGTCAGCATCGGCCTCATCGCCCTGCCGCAGGGGAGCGGCACAGTCGCTGCCATGCCTGCCGACGAATTTGTCATCGTGGCATCCGGCACTGTCCAGATCGGTCAGGTCATGCTTAACGAAGGCGACGCGCTGGTCCTCTGCGAAGGTGCAACCGTCGGCTGGACCGCCGCCGCCGACAGCCGCCTGCTGTTCGTCCGCCGCACCGGCGGGTCGCTCGCCGACGGCGCGATCGTGCCGATCGACACCAGCGCCGCATTGGTCGCTTCCGGCGCGCCGCTCGCCGAACTGCTGGTCGGCCCGACCCCATCCTGCCGCAACTTCACCGACTATCGCTCGGCGGATGGCGAATTTGTCTGCGGCACTTGGGATTCGACTCCCTATCACCGCCGCGCGATGACCTACGGCCATTATGAGCTCATGTATCTGCTCGACGGCAGCGTCACCTTCGTCGACGGGGCGGGCGCGAAAGGCACCTTTGGCAAGGGCGACATCTTCTTGGTCGAACAGGGCGCATCATGCAGCTGGGACAGCCAGGTCCATGTCAAGAAGGTGTACGCCATCTATCGCCCGGCCTGA